A single Haloglycomyces albus DSM 45210 DNA region contains:
- a CDS encoding PP2C family protein-serine/threonine phosphatase, whose amino-acid sequence MSQPKAGAQPTIAPMKCSQCDLPAEIGRYCEACGGDLVNEATPFTPPDATAALPTTPPTGWKSSSPRVDNPEHPGGSDDHIDFVQRNVAAGTDVGKRHHYNQDAVAIGHSAMGHAFAVVCDGVSGATDSERAALAGVEASAEAMSTALDAGERAETASQRAVEAAHRKVAEVGEQYPDSPPSSTYVSAVVEGNEVIVCWVGDSRVYWAGAQRANELTVDDTIAARLDYQGADPNDERYRSPYAKALLAWLGADAPQLNPNLIRTELDGGHVIVCSDGLSRYLGQAQDLVPLPNGDVSAKTVALMGKALQYGGHDNISVAVIELSSPQPKGEPVVDIQEGTTKLRVDSEAEGTTLLRGGR is encoded by the coding sequence ATGTCGCAACCGAAAGCAGGAGCACAGCCGACCATCGCCCCCATGAAATGCAGTCAATGCGACCTTCCCGCTGAAATCGGGCGGTACTGCGAAGCATGCGGCGGTGACCTCGTCAACGAGGCGACTCCGTTCACTCCTCCGGACGCCACCGCCGCTCTTCCCACCACGCCGCCGACCGGGTGGAAGTCGTCGTCTCCACGTGTGGACAATCCCGAACACCCCGGAGGAAGCGACGACCACATCGACTTCGTCCAGAGGAACGTCGCCGCCGGAACCGACGTGGGCAAACGGCATCACTACAATCAGGACGCCGTCGCCATCGGTCACAGTGCCATGGGCCATGCCTTCGCCGTCGTCTGCGACGGCGTATCGGGAGCGACCGACTCCGAACGGGCCGCATTGGCGGGAGTGGAGGCTTCCGCCGAGGCAATGAGCACCGCACTCGATGCCGGCGAACGGGCTGAAACCGCGTCCCAGCGAGCCGTGGAGGCCGCGCACCGAAAAGTGGCCGAAGTGGGAGAGCAATACCCCGATTCACCCCCGTCGTCCACCTATGTGTCGGCCGTCGTCGAGGGAAACGAGGTGATCGTCTGCTGGGTCGGCGATTCCCGGGTGTACTGGGCCGGAGCTCAGCGGGCCAATGAATTGACCGTGGACGACACCATCGCCGCTCGACTTGACTATCAGGGCGCCGACCCGAATGATGAGCGTTATAGGAGTCCGTACGCCAAAGCACTACTGGCATGGTTGGGAGCCGACGCACCGCAATTGAATCCAAATCTCATTCGAACGGAGCTGGACGGCGGACACGTCATCGTCTGCAGTGACGGTTTGTCCCGATATCTAGGGCAGGCACAGGATCTGGTGCCGTTGCCAAACGGTGATGTGAGCGCTAAAACTGTAGCGTTGATGGGTAAAGCACTGCAATACGGTGGGCATGACAATATTAGCGTTGCTGTCATCGAGCTTTCTTCACCGCAACCGAAAGGTGAGCCTGTCGTTGACATACAAGAAGGTACAACAAAGCTGCGTGTGGACAGCGAAGCTGAAGGAACCACACTGCTAAGAGGGGGACGATAG